From a single Brassica oleracea var. oleracea cultivar TO1000 chromosome C5, BOL, whole genome shotgun sequence genomic region:
- the LOC106344461 gene encoding putative wall-associated receptor kinase-like 11: protein MQIVDATEVTKATPTSLTYAKDSGFGILVLVAGILMLRKFIKKRRITQRKKKFFKRNGGLLLQQQLDTNKGILEKTRVFTSSELEKATEIFSENRILGQGGEGTVYKGMLVDGKTVSVKKSKAVDEDKLEEFINKVVILSQHIREESDDYTMIWGVRLRIAVDIAGDLSYLHSAASSPIYHRDVKSTNVLGPVRFVNWMRIPDAASARSNWMQQSDVVRSHF, encoded by the exons CCTACCTCTTTAACGTATGCAAAG GATTCAGGTTTTGGCATCTTAGTCCTAGTAGCTGGTATCTTGATGCTTAGAAAGTTTATTAAGAAGAGAAGGATCACTCAAAGAAAAAAGAAATTCTTCAAACGTAACGGGGGACTATTGTTGCAACAACAACTTGATACAAATAAAGGCATCTTAGAGAAGACGAGAGTATTCACCTCAAGTGAGCTTGAAAAAGCCACAGAAATCTTCAGCGAGAACAGGATACTTGGACAGGGTGGTGAAGGCACTGTTTACAAGGGAATGCTTGTCGATGGTAAAACTGTTTCTGTCAAGAAATCTAAAGCTGTAGATGAAGACAAACTAGAGGAGTTCATCAACAAAGTCGTCATTCTCTCACAG CACATCCGTGAAGAATCTGATGATTACACAATGATATGGGGCGTGCGTCTGCGCATTGCTGTAGATATTGCAGGAGATCTTTCCTATCTGCACTCTGCTGCGAGTTCTCCAATCTATCATAGAGATGTCAAGTCAACAAACGTATTAGGCCCTGTTCGTTTCGTAAACTGGATGAGAATTCCAGACGCGGCATCTGCGCGCAGTAATTGGATGCAGCAATCAGATGTTGTTCGTTCGCATTTCTGA